A single Microtus ochrogaster isolate Prairie Vole_2 linkage group LG3, MicOch1.0, whole genome shotgun sequence DNA region contains:
- the Ppm1k gene encoding protein phosphatase 1K, mitochondrial: MLSAALITLARSGGNQVKKRVLLSSVFLQDNRQVTPACYSSTTEPRCSRFDPDGSGQPATWDNFGIWDNRIDEPILLPPSIKYGKPIPKISLENVGSASLIGKRKENEDRFGFAQLTEEVLYFAVYDGHGGPAAADFCHTHMEKCVTDLLPREKDLETVLTMAFLEIDKAFSSYAHLSADASLLTSGTTATVALLRDGIELVVASVGDSRALLCRKGKPMKLTTDHTPERKDEKERIKKCGGFVSWNSLGQPHVNGRLAMTRSIGDLDLKPSGVIAEPETTRIKLSHAEDSFLVLSTDGINFMVNSQEICDFVNQCHDPNEAAHAVTEQALQYGTEDNSTAIVVPFGAWGKYKNSEINFSFSRSFASSGRWA, from the exons ATGCTATCGGCGGCCTTAATTACTTTGGCCAGAAGTGGCGGGAACCAGGTGAAGAAGAGAGTGTTGCTAAGCTCCGTCTTCCTGCAGGACAACAGGCAGGTGACTCCTGCCTGCTACAGCTCCACCACCGAGCCCAGGTGTTCTCGATTTGACCCCGATGGAAGCGGGCAGCCAGCCACTTGGGACAACTTTGGGATCTGGGATAACCGCATCGATGAGCCAATTCTGCTGCCACCTAGCATCAAGTATGGCAAGCCAATCCCCAAAATTAGCCTGGAGAACGTGGGCAGTGCCTCCCTCATTGGCAAacggaaagaaaatgaagatcgGTTTGGGTTCGCACAGCTGACAGAGGAGGTGCTGTACTTTGCAGTATACGACGGGCACGGGGGACCGGCAGCTGCTGACTTCTGTCACACGCACATGGAAAAATGTGTGAC GGATCTGCTTCCTCGGGAGAAAGACTTGGAAACAGTCCTGACCATGGCCTTTCTAGAAATTGATAAAGCCTTTTCCAGTTATGCCCACCTGTCTGCTGATG CAAGCCTCCTGACCTCTGGGACTACTGCCACGGTAGCCTTGTTGCGAGATGGTATTGAACTGGTGGTAGCCAGTGTTGGAGACAGCCGGGCTCTTTTGTGTAGAAAAGGAAAACCCATGAAGCTGACCACTGACCATACCCcagaaagaaaggatgagaaagaaag GATCAAGAAATGTGGTGGGTTTGTGTCTTGGAATAGCTTGGGACAGCCCCATGTAAACGGCAGACTCGCAATGACGAGGAGTATTGGAGATTTGGATCTTAAACCCAGTGGCGTAATCGCAGAGCCCGAGACAACCAGGATTAAG CTCTCCCATGCGGAGGACAGCTTCCTGGTCCTCAGCACAGATGGGATTAACTTCATGGTGAATAGTCAAGAGATCTGTGACTTTGTCAACCAGTGCCATGATCCTAATGAAGCAGCCCACGCGGTGACTGAACAG GCTCTACAGTATGGTACCGAAGACAACAGCACTGCAATCGTGGTGCCCTTCGGTGCCTGGGGAAAATACAAGAACTCTGAGATAAACTTCTCATTCAGCAGAAGCTTTGCCTCCAGTGGGCGATGGGCCTGA